A region from the Fusarium musae strain F31 chromosome 1, whole genome shotgun sequence genome encodes:
- a CDS encoding hypothetical protein (EggNog:ENOG41~CAZy:CE3) yields MTTGDAPGNIEFSSAVHLASSISWSLHQLSTIPALPLPTNITAVPEYEIVSRLAPALPPIQVGVSFGEVDDMIAGMIAATNVSSPDKSIVGRQSTLRVMVVGDSISQGREGDFTWRYRIWQFFKQNGIDVEMVGPYKGTVPPDTPAAPSPPILYGKPVPTSAPKTSGGYAADATPADLILFMLGFNDMGWFYSDAAGTLDSVTTFVANARAANPNVKIAMADVPQRSFIRGRDDLVKNTEIYNKLLPGYISKWSTKQSPIHLVQLADNYSCQPSGCSAGTDGLHPNAWGEFQIAAAFSKTLVEDFSLVLPKVSPQPGIQWPLEGWIYTVSVRARYGDYSVGPYSSKLSAKATPKLSDPPQNVKVEPAADGFTVTWDPPTGPNTDSIVEYNILYWDWNPDDCEFITGAAFTSSPAVIKGLTPGRNYLIAPVTWNENGQGLPFFANNAVPGAGTPPVPSDLKILSTDRTSVHITWTGSDSAGGYHVWNRNVNQKGSKFEIVSNVTGSTCLDDFLLFPGTWNYEWCISAYNGNDESPQGPAKLAPSPASGVDKDASAPTCPTAAAWCPAGASVSVPPGQGGTLPPTAGVETITTNGMTLTITTLPASTDDDVTSTMTTVPPGVSLEDFTDFPVSTNIWITTTGKDSSTTVVPVILPCPSCEPVIVWDTPEIPKVKFKWPKFPELPTFHLPCIKVFGIKVSGQCPKPEGPATINDDPPPRPRPSGSPSSDAGDDPCEFDMKSGMCDNGNYPVYDASSNTISCDVPSDQLGSKVSQCQSHIDSKLDAVKDYLQGERSCCPASSKAKRQESLGLFSSLINRSSGSFGFSLGKRVGDYCPAKNEDPRSPPTGKCYATYTCPDKLYPNVCGNAKSAINVRGATSILTHQTGSTLHDTSPWYKGRWKATARRQGGWKLDKCQVEEYPFGSGNPDRKASGNSVLRLIPGGSWDDGLENQLQGASLSRWIRTLAKRYNEFQKELTGTDPKVDAHGFVYCVEFDPGFTSYLPEDLASQNFCATPYGVEFTLVNDYKVGGVRTWDPWFDVPGTDRKKPELIEYNDPNGDVVVTNPSDDDYAVYAVLPPPYCRYPSPGQQKWDKPTHSWGLDPRFTSYGRRDDIASFQRCTDPPADTDGDDSDGDRLSKRYENRTQGMIQPEKRTHARDLINRQGSSGGFHDPNIYQWLGCGGYDDDILQDADGDPCADDSNPCGDGATNLATTNGVPQSLDPLPASGVSTGAITSWPPHYTATDAPSYVPCSTHNADPDGGIARGYCVCSGSTFALSTDSNVTPANRCAYTSPLPKTTISVSQLPTGPTASTPSPSPSPYVLVIYTREIEVAGHGGVTDTWWWDCRPFDKGDQSDSDVCAIKDNPIAYSTAIGRASPAQYPTSLATFSLHGHSSCSYQGPNTATVGSVICDDGLTAKCTAAPEASQTSFVDCTDGDEVPNGLARDL; encoded by the exons ATGACCACGGGCGATGCCCCCGGAAACATTGAATTTTCTTCGGCGGTGCACCTTGCATCGTCAATCTCTTGGAGCTTGCATCAACTTTCCACTATCCCCGCACTCCCCCTGCCAACAAACATCACTGCTGTCCCTGAATACGAGATTGTCAGTAGACTTGCACCAGCCCTACCACCCATTCAAGTCGGTGTCAGCTTCGGAGAGGTCGATGACATGATCGCGGGCATGATCGCGGCAACAAATGTATCGAGTCCTGACAAATCTATCGTCGGACGCCAATCAACTCTCAGAGTCATGGTCGTTGGCGACTCGATCTCACAAG GCCGTGAGGGTGACTTTACCTGGCGCTATCGTATTTGGCAGTTCTTTAAACAGAACGGTATCGACGTCGAGATGGTCGGGCCTTACAAAGGAACA GTACCTCCTGATACGCCTGCAGCACCTTCTCCACCTATTCTTTACGGCAAGCCAGTTCCTACGAGTGCTCCAAAAACTTCTGGCGGCTATGCGGCGGAC GCGACACCTGCAGACCTCATTCTCTTCATGCTCGGCTTTAACGATATGGGATGGTTCTACAGCGACGCTGCAGGTACTCTGGATAGTGTCACTACCTTTGTAGCTAATGCTCGAGCTGCGAACCCCAACGTCAAAATTGCTATGGCTGACGTACCACAGCGAAGTTTCATTAGAGGCCGGGATGACCTCGTCAAGAATACAGAGATATACAACAAACTTCTTCCTGGATACATATCTAAGTGGTCTACTAAGCAATCCCCGATTCATCTGGTCCAACTTGCGGACAACTAC AGCTGTCAACCTAGTGGTTGCTCTGCAG GTACTGACGGCTTGCACCCAAACGCCTGGGGAGAGTTTCAGATTGCCGCTGCCTTCTCCAAGACTCTGGTCGAAGACTTTAGCCTGG TTCTCCCCAAGGTGTCACCGCAACCTGGGATCCAG TGGCCTCTCGAAGGATGGATATACACTGTCTCTGTGCGGGCTCGCTATGGAGATTATTCAGTTGGCCCATATTCATCGAAGCTGTCGGCGAAAGCTACTCCCAAGCTTTCCGATCCCCCACAGAACGTAAAAGTAGagcctgctgctgatggATTCACTGTAACGTGGGACCCTCCAACTGGACCGAACACCG ACTCGATCGTTGAGTACAACATCTTGTACTGGGACTGGAACCCTGACGACTGTGAATTCATCACCGGTGCGGCATTCACTAGCTCACCCGCAGTTATCAAGGGACTCACTCCTGGGCGCAACTATCTGATTGCTCCCGTTACTTGGAACGAAAACGGCCAAGGGCTACCTTTCTTCGCCAACAACGCTGTGCCAGGCGCCGGAACACCGCCAGTTCCATCAGATCTCAAGATTTTGTCTACAGACAGGACCAGTGTCCA CATTACATGGACCGGATCTGACTCCGCTGGTGGCTATCATGTCTGGAATCGAAACGTCAACCAGAAAGGTAGCAAGTTCGAGATAGTTTCCAACGTCACCGGTTCAACTTGCCTGGATGACTTTCTACTCTTTCCGGGTACATGGAACTATGAGTGGTGTATTTCTGCGTACAACGGAAACGATGAGTCTCCACAAGGGCCGGCCAAGCTCGCCCCGTCACCCGCCTCGGGCGTTGACAAAGATGCCTCTGCTCCAACATGTCCTACAGCAGCGGCTTGGTGTCCCGCAGGAGCAAGTGTCTCAGTCCCGCCTGGCCAGGGTGGCACACTTCCGCCTACTGCCGGAGTTgagaccatcaccaccaacggCATGACACTTACTATCACAACTCTGCCAGCGTcaacagatgatgatgtaACGTCGACTATGACCACAGTCCCTCCCGGGGTATCTCTCGAAGACTTCACGGACTTCCCGGTCAGTACCAACATCTGGATTACGACAACTGGGAAAGATTCATCTACAACTGTCGTTCCTGTGATATTGCCTTGCCCGAGTTGTGAACCTGTGATAGTCTGGGACACACCTGAGATTCCAAAGGTCAAGTTCAAGTGGCCCAAGTTTCCGGAATTGCCCACCTTTCATTTACCATGCATCAAGGTCTTTGGTATCAAGGTTTCAGGCCAATGTCCCAAGCCTGAAGGCCCAGCAACTATCAACGATGACCCTCCACCTCGTCCGAGACCCTCCGGCAGTCCGTCATCTGATGCAGGAGATGACCCCTGCGAGTTTGACATGAAATCTGGAATGTGTGACAACGGCAACTACCCAGTTTATGACGCCAGCTCTAATACTATCAGCTGTGATGTTCCTAGCGATCAACTTGGCTCCAAGGTCAGCCAGTGCCAGAGTCACATCGACAGCAAGCTAGACGCTGTGAAGGACTACTTGCAAGGGGAGAGATCTTGTTGCCCGGCATCCTCCAAGGCTAAGCGCCAGGAGTCTCTAGGAttattctcttctctcatcaaCCGCAGTTCAGGTTCTTTCGGCTTCAGCCTAGGTAAGCGGGTAGGGGACTACTGTCCCGCTAAGAATGAGGATCCTAGGAGTCCGCCGACAGGTAAATGTTATGCCACTTACACGTGCCCGGACAAGCTCTATCCCAATGTCTGTGGAAACGCAAAGTCAGCCATCAATGTTCGGGGTGCAACATCCATTTTAACCCATCAGACGGGGAGCACGTTACACGATACATCTCCCTG GTATAAAGGACGTTGGAAAGCAACTGCAAGACGTCAAGGTGGTTGGAAACTTGACAAGTGCCAAGTCGAGGAGTATCCATTTGGGTCCGGGAATCCCGACCGGAAAGCAAGTGGTAACTCCGTACTTCGACTCATTCCTGGTGGGAGTTGGGATGATGGGTTGGAAAACCAACTGCAGGGCGCCTCTTTGAGTAGATGGATCAGGACATTGGCGAAAAGATACAACGAGTTTCAGAAGGAGCTCACAGGGACGGACCCAAAGGTTGACGCACATGGGTTCGTCTACTGTGTCGAGTTTGATCCTGGCTTTACCAGCTACCTGCCCGAGGACTTGGCGAGTCAGAACTTCTGCGCCACGCCATACGGTGTGGAGTTTACTTTGGTCAATGATTACAAAGTCGGAGGAGTTCGGACATGGGATCCTTGGTTTGACGTGCCTGGAACTGACCGCAAGAAGCCCGAGCTCATAGAATACAACGATCCAAACGGTGATGTGGTGGTAACTAACCCCTCAGACGATGACTACGCGGTGTACGCAGTTCTACCCCCACCTTATTGCCGGTATCCTTCACCGGGACAACAAAAATGGGACAAACCCACTCACTCATGGGGCCTGGATCCAAGATTTACAAGTTACGGAAGGAGGGATGACATTGCGTCCTTTCAAAGGTGCACTGATCCTCCAGCGGATACTGATGGCGATGACAGTGATGGTGACAGGCTTTCAAAGCGCTACGAGAATCGGACGCAAGGCATGATCCAACCTGAGAAGAGGACACATGCCAGAGACCTGATTAATCGACAAGGCTCGTCTGGAGGCTTCCACGATCCAAACATCTATCAATGGCTAGGTTGTGGGGGTTAcgatgatgatatcttgCAAGACGCCGATGGCGACCCCTGTGCAGACGACAGTAACCCTTGCGGGGACGGTGCAACCAACCTCGCGACGACCAATGGCGTGCCTCAAAGCCTTGATCCTCTTCCTGCATCGGGCGTCAGTACTGGTGCCATCACGTCATGGCCGCCTCATTACACAGCAACCGACGCCCCATCATATGTCCCTTGCAGCACGCACAACGCAGATCCTGATGGGGGTATAGCCAGAGGCTACTGCGTCTGCTCCGGCTCAACCTTTGCACTTTCCACTGACAGCAATGTCACGCCCGCCAACAGATGCGCCTACACGTCGCCTCTACCCAAGACGACAATTTCCGTCTCCCAGCTCCCCACAGGCCCTACTGCTTCAACCCCATCCCCATCCCCATCGCCTTACGTCCTGGTCATCTACACCAGAGAGATCGAGGTCGCAGGGCACGGAGGCGTGACGGATACCTGGTGGTGGGACTGCAGGCCATTTGACAAGGGCGACCAGTCAGACAGTGATGTCTGTGCTATCAAGGATAACCCAATAGCCTACAGCACCGCCATTGGCCGAGCTTCACCAGCGCAGTATCCAACATCCTTGGCTACTTTTAGCCTTCACGGCCATTCGTCTTGTTCCTACCAGGGGCCGAACACCGCGACAGTTGGTAGCGTG